From one Fusobacterium mortiferum ATCC 9817 genomic stretch:
- the recR gene encoding recombination mediator RecR: protein MATKSLERLIDEFNKLPGIGRKSAARLAFHVLEMREEQVESFIEALREAKEVIKRCPKCGDFCENDLCDICSNELRDSHTICVVEDSRDVISFEKMGKYKGMYHILGGKIAPLNGITPDKLNIKSLLERVTVDEVEEVILALNPDLEGETTALYLTKLLKPFGIKVTKIASGIPMGGNIEFADSATISRALEGRQEV, encoded by the coding sequence ATGGCAACAAAAAGTTTAGAAAGACTTATAGATGAATTTAATAAATTACCAGGAATAGGAAGAAAAAGTGCTGCTAGACTTGCTTTTCATGTATTAGAGATGAGAGAGGAACAGGTGGAAAGTTTTATAGAAGCACTTCGTGAAGCTAAAGAGGTAATTAAAAGATGCCCTAAGTGTGGAGATTTTTGTGAAAATGATCTATGTGATATCTGTAGTAATGAACTGAGAGATAGTCATACTATATGCGTAGTAGAGGATAGTAGAGATGTTATATCTTTTGAAAAAATGGGAAAATATAAGGGAATGTATCATATATTAGGTGGAAAAATTGCCCCACTTAATGGAATTACTCCTGATAAATTAAATATAAAATCTCTTTTAGAGAGAGTAACAGTAGATGAGGTAGAAGAGGTAATCTTAGCTCTTAATCCAGATTTAGAGGGGGAAACAACAGCTTTATATCTAACGAAATTATTAAAGCCTTTTGGTATAAAGGTAACTAAGATAGCAAGTGGAATTCCAATGGGAGGAAATATAGAGTTTGCTGATAGTGCAACTATCTCTAGAGCTTTAGAGGGAAGACAAGAGGTATAA
- the hydF gene encoding [FeFe] hydrogenase H-cluster maturation GTPase HydF encodes MIETPRGNRVHIAIYGRTNAGKSSLINKITNQSISLVSETRGTTTDPVYKAMELLPIGPVVFIDTAGIDDTTELGELRVKKTKEILNKMDIALLLISTEVVLENQELNYEKEWIREIKKREKPFIVILNKVDLVSVEKLQEIEEKVKRELGCEISKVTTSREESIQTIKNKIIEYAPKIVVEEKLIGDKIKIGDKILLVAPQDIQAPKGRLILPQVQVIRDILDNGGIPTVVTLDNLKEGLAIFQWKPDLVITDSQVFKTVDEILDKEVPLTSFSIIMARAKGDLETLYRGAKRINSLKEGDRVLIAEACTHHQLKGDIAREKLPMLLQKKAGRLEIDNCSGKDFPEDISKYSLVIHCGSCMLNRAETISRLGECSNKEIPITNFGMAIAEINGILDRVMEIFKEG; translated from the coding sequence ATGATAGAAACACCTAGAGGAAATAGAGTACATATAGCAATTTATGGTAGGACTAATGCTGGAAAATCTAGTCTTATAAATAAAATAACAAATCAAAGTATATCTCTTGTATCAGAAACAAGAGGAACTACAACTGACCCAGTATATAAAGCTATGGAACTTTTACCAATAGGTCCAGTAGTATTTATAGATACAGCTGGAATAGATGATACTACTGAGTTAGGAGAGTTGAGAGTAAAAAAGACAAAAGAGATTTTAAATAAGATGGATATAGCTCTTCTTTTAATTTCAACAGAGGTAGTTTTAGAAAATCAAGAGTTAAATTATGAAAAAGAGTGGATAAGAGAGATAAAAAAAAGAGAGAAACCCTTTATAGTAATTTTAAATAAGGTGGATTTAGTTTCAGTAGAAAAACTTCAAGAGATAGAAGAAAAAGTAAAAAGAGAGTTAGGATGTGAAATAAGTAAAGTTACTACTTCAAGAGAGGAGAGTATACAGACAATAAAAAATAAAATTATAGAGTATGCTCCAAAGATTGTAGTAGAGGAAAAACTTATAGGAGATAAGATAAAGATAGGAGATAAAATTTTATTAGTAGCTCCCCAAGATATACAAGCTCCTAAAGGAAGACTTATATTACCACAGGTTCAAGTAATAAGAGATATATTAGATAATGGTGGGATTCCTACTGTTGTAACTTTAGATAACCTAAAAGAGGGATTAGCTATTTTTCAATGGAAACCAGATTTAGTAATTACAGATTCTCAAGTATTTAAGACAGTAGATGAAATACTAGATAAAGAAGTACCACTTACATCTTTCTCTATAATTATGGCAAGAGCTAAGGGAGATTTAGAGACTCTATATAGAGGAGCTAAGAGAATAAATAGTTTAAAAGAGGGAGATAGGGTTTTAATAGCTGAAGCTTGTACTCATCATCAGCTAAAGGGAGATATAGCTAGGGAAAAACTTCCAATGCTTTTACAGAAAAAAGCTGGTAGATTAGAGATAGATAATTGTTCAGGTAAAGATTTTCCAGAGGATATTTCTAAATATAGTTTGGTAATACATTGTGGTTCTTGTATGTTAAATAGAGCAGAAACTATAAGTAGATTGGGAGAATGTTCAAATAAAGAGATTCCAATTACAAATTTTGGAATGGCAATAGCTGAGATAAATGGAATATTAGATAGAGTAATGGAGATTTTTAAGGAGGGATAA
- a CDS encoding LytTR family transcriptional regulator DNA-binding domain-containing protein, translating into MKIGLNVDENLKTLFDEISSLEYLDIEVDECKLDDIDIIIIDTRKEKLNEYLTKYKQKGILIIALVGEEDIYKMRELFLSGLIDDCIVRKDIFRVEESIAKFLSQGKKYDIFYLSDTFKKGVYKFSEVNYITYSSVNRRVEFHLVNSEIFDVKKSFSEIEERIKNVNNFYKLDRSTIINLNLIQILDFKEEQIIFKNKEYIYTSKIKLKELENNYLKDKKWNFLIF; encoded by the coding sequence ATGAAAATAGGTTTGAATGTAGATGAAAATTTGAAGACCCTTTTTGATGAAATTTCCTCTTTAGAATATTTAGATATAGAAGTAGATGAATGTAAGTTAGATGATATTGATATAATTATAATTGATACAAGGAAAGAAAAATTAAATGAATATTTAACCAAATATAAGCAAAAGGGAATTTTGATAATAGCTCTAGTAGGAGAAGAGGATATATATAAAATGAGAGAGTTATTTTTAAGTGGATTAATAGATGATTGTATAGTGAGAAAAGATATTTTTAGGGTAGAAGAGAGTATTGCTAAATTTTTATCTCAAGGGAAAAAATATGATATTTTTTATCTTTCAGATACATTTAAAAAGGGCGTGTATAAATTTTCAGAAGTAAACTATATAACTTATTCAAGTGTTAATAGAAGAGTTGAATTTCATTTGGTTAATTCTGAAATTTTTGATGTGAAAAAAAGTTTTTCTGAGATAGAAGAAAGAATAAAGAATGTAAATAATTTTTATAAATTAGATAGAAGTACAATAATTAATCTCAATCTAATTCAAATTTTAGATTTTAAAGAGGAACAGATAATATTTAAGAATAAAGAGTATATTTATACAAGTAAAATAAAATTAAAAGAGTTAGAAAATAATTATTTAAAGGATAAAAAATGGAACTTTTTAATATTTTAA
- a CDS encoding RidA family protein: MKKVIHTEKAPAALGPYSQAIEANGMLFVSGQIPFVPETMTLVSDDVKAQTRQSLENVKAIVEAAGYSMKDVVKAGVFIKDMNDFAAINEVYNEYLGDVKPARACVEVARLPKDVKVEIEVIAVK, encoded by the coding sequence ATGAAAAAAGTAATTCACACAGAAAAAGCACCAGCAGCTTTAGGACCATATTCACAAGCTATAGAGGCTAATGGAATGTTATTTGTATCAGGACAAATCCCATTTGTTCCAGAAACAATGACATTAGTATCTGATGATGTAAAAGCTCAAACAAGACAATCATTAGAAAACGTAAAAGCAATAGTAGAAGCAGCTGGATATTCAATGAAAGATGTTGTAAAAGCAGGAGTATTCATCAAAGATATGAACGACTTCGCAGCAATCAACGAAGTATACAATGAGTATCTTGGAGATGTAAAACCAGCAAGAGCTTGTGTAGAAGTAGCAAGACTTCCAAAAGATGTAAAAGTTGAAATAGAAGTTATCGCTGTTAAATAG
- the hydA gene encoding dihydropyrimidinase, with protein MELLLKNANIVTDKETYMSDIYIKDGVIVNIDKKIEIPGVKTVDIGGKYLVPGGIDVHTHFDIDVGIARSADNFYTGTLAAACGGTTTIVDHMGFGPKGCNLHHQLNLYHDLAKDSVIDYSFHGVIQHIDEDIISEIDEMIKDGIPSFKGYMTYGYKLSDMEMLKLSEKLGKTGGLLTVHPENNDIVEFLREKLANEGKLAPIYHAKSRPDKCEGEAVNRMIDITAQTNCPLYIVHLSSNEALEHIKRAKDRGQKIYSETCPQYLVLDEEMYNREDGVKFICSPPIREKSNQEKLWEGIQQGYIQTIATDHCSFNYKMKKEMGGEDFRKCPNGLPGVETRMPIMFSEGVSKGRISVNKFVEITSTNPAKLFGMYPKKGTIQVGADADLVVIDPNLTKKISVVDLHENVDYTSFEGIEVKGYPVMTISRGEIIVEDNKFVGEKGRGRFIKRASFEY; from the coding sequence ATGGAATTACTTTTAAAGAATGCAAATATTGTTACAGATAAAGAAACTTATATGAGTGATATCTATATAAAAGATGGGGTTATAGTTAATATAGATAAAAAAATTGAAATACCAGGAGTAAAAACTGTAGATATAGGGGGAAAATATCTAGTTCCTGGGGGGATAGATGTACATACTCATTTTGATATAGATGTTGGAATAGCAAGGTCAGCAGATAATTTTTATACTGGAACACTGGCAGCTGCTTGTGGAGGAACAACTACAATAGTAGACCATATGGGGTTTGGACCAAAAGGTTGTAACTTACACCATCAATTAAATCTATATCATGATTTGGCAAAAGATTCTGTAATAGATTATAGCTTTCATGGGGTAATTCAACATATAGATGAAGATATAATAAGTGAGATAGATGAGATGATAAAAGATGGAATTCCATCTTTTAAGGGATACATGACTTATGGATATAAATTATCTGATATGGAAATGTTAAAACTTTCAGAAAAATTAGGAAAAACAGGTGGACTACTTACAGTCCACCCTGAAAATAATGATATAGTGGAATTTTTAAGAGAAAAATTAGCAAATGAAGGAAAACTAGCTCCAATTTATCATGCTAAAAGCAGACCAGATAAATGTGAAGGAGAGGCAGTTAATAGAATGATAGATATTACTGCTCAAACTAATTGTCCACTTTATATAGTTCATCTTTCTTCAAATGAAGCATTGGAACATATAAAAAGAGCTAAAGATAGAGGGCAAAAGATTTATTCAGAAACTTGTCCTCAATATTTAGTATTAGATGAAGAGATGTACAATAGAGAAGATGGAGTAAAATTTATTTGTAGTCCACCTATAAGAGAAAAAAGTAATCAAGAAAAATTATGGGAAGGAATACAACAAGGATATATTCAAACTATTGCTACTGACCATTGTTCTTTTAATTATAAAATGAAGAAAGAGATGGGAGGAGAAGATTTCAGAAAATGTCCAAATGGACTTCCTGGAGTTGAAACAAGAATGCCTATTATGTTTTCTGAAGGAGTATCTAAGGGAAGAATATCAGTAAATAAATTTGTAGAGATAACAAGTACAAATCCAGCTAAGTTATTTGGTATGTATCCTAAAAAAGGGACTATTCAAGTAGGAGCAGATGCAGACCTAGTAGTAATAGATCCTAATTTAACTAAAAAGATAAGCGTTGTAGATTTACATGAAAATGTTGATTATACATCTTTTGAAGGAATAGAAGTAAAAGGATATCCTGTTATGACAATATCTAGAGGGGAGATAATTGTAGAGGATAACAAATTTGTAGGAGAAAAAGGAAGAGGAAGATTTATAAAAAGAGCTTCTTTTGAATATTAA
- the xdh gene encoding selenium-dependent xanthine dehydrogenase, producing the protein MEDKFSFIVNGKTIVTTEDVNLLDFLRDDLGLISVKDGCKEGACGTCTILVDGKAMKSCIFTTKKVAGKEITTIEGFTEREKEVFAYAFTECGAVQCGFCIPGMVVAAKALFLRTLDPTSDEVKKALVGNICRCTGYVKIEQAIMLAAKLFRENTPVPHRECKGLIGTNVHRVDAEAKTLGIAKYAEDYTVEGMYYGSAVRSKYPRAKVLSIDTSEALKLEGVLGVLTADDVPGKNNIGHLEFISDWDGFIPVGGITRYIGDAVALVVAKDKKTLAEAKKLVKVEYEELPGLFTPEEAMAEGAPLIHSKPNNILVRELLKRGNSEEAIKNSKYVVTNTYYTPATEHAYLEPECALAIPTEDGVQLYTASQSIFDEQREVSRFLGIEKEKVRVIAAYVGGGFGGKEDMTVQHHAGLAAYIFKKPVQVLLTRQESINISTKRHAMKIEMTTACDENGKLTAMKAKLISDTGAYASLGGPVLQRACTHAAGPYNYQNIDIEGIAVYTNNPPAGAFRGFGVTQSAFAIESNINQLAEMVGITPWEMRYRNAIRPGQVLPNGQIADEGTALVETLEAVKDIYDNNKIVGIACAMKNAGIGVGLPDIGRCRITIVDGEIRVRTSAACIGQGIATVCKQMVCETIGVDPKLVVVEGPDTHVTPNSGTTTASRQTVFTGEATRQAALALKKELETKTLAELEGWDHYAEYSGITDKMGYDKPNPVSHVAYGYATQVVVLDEAGKVTKVAAAHDVGKAINPRALEGQIEGGVVMGLGFALTEVMPIVKGVPQVKFGTLGLFRATNVPEIETTIVEKNKAELAYGAKGVGEITVIPTAPAVQNAYYKYDGVFRTSLPLEKTAYKK; encoded by the coding sequence ATGGAAGATAAGTTCAGTTTTATAGTAAATGGAAAGACAATAGTTACAACTGAAGATGTAAACTTATTAGATTTTTTAAGAGATGATTTAGGATTAATATCTGTAAAAGATGGTTGTAAAGAGGGAGCTTGTGGAACTTGTACAATACTTGTAGATGGAAAAGCTATGAAATCTTGTATATTTACAACTAAAAAAGTAGCTGGAAAAGAGATTACAACAATTGAAGGATTTACTGAAAGAGAAAAAGAAGTATTTGCATATGCTTTCACAGAGTGTGGAGCTGTTCAATGTGGATTCTGTATTCCAGGAATGGTAGTAGCAGCTAAAGCTCTATTCTTAAGAACATTAGATCCAACTAGTGATGAAGTTAAAAAAGCATTAGTAGGAAATATTTGTAGATGTACTGGATATGTAAAAATAGAGCAAGCTATTATGTTAGCAGCTAAATTATTTAGAGAAAATACACCTGTTCCTCATAGAGAGTGTAAAGGATTAATCGGAACAAATGTTCATAGAGTAGATGCTGAGGCAAAAACTTTAGGAATAGCAAAATATGCTGAAGATTATACAGTAGAAGGAATGTATTATGGAAGTGCTGTAAGAAGTAAATATCCAAGAGCAAAAGTTCTATCTATTGACACATCAGAAGCTTTAAAATTAGAAGGAGTATTAGGAGTACTTACAGCTGATGATGTACCAGGAAAAAATAATATAGGACACTTAGAGTTTATTTCTGACTGGGATGGATTTATACCAGTAGGTGGAATAACTAGATATATTGGAGATGCTGTTGCATTAGTAGTAGCTAAAGATAAGAAAACTCTAGCTGAAGCTAAAAAACTTGTAAAAGTTGAATACGAAGAGTTACCAGGATTATTTACTCCAGAAGAAGCAATGGCAGAAGGAGCTCCATTAATCCACAGTAAACCAAATAACATTTTAGTAAGAGAATTATTAAAAAGAGGAAATTCAGAAGAGGCTATAAAAAATTCTAAATATGTAGTAACTAATACTTACTATACTCCAGCAACTGAACACGCATACTTAGAGCCAGAGTGTGCATTGGCAATACCAACAGAAGATGGAGTACAACTATATACTGCAAGCCAATCAATATTCGATGAGCAAAGAGAAGTTTCAAGATTCTTAGGAATAGAAAAAGAAAAAGTTAGAGTAATCGCTGCTTATGTAGGTGGAGGTTTTGGTGGTAAAGAAGATATGACTGTTCAACACCATGCAGGACTTGCTGCTTATATATTCAAAAAACCAGTTCAAGTACTATTAACAAGACAAGAAAGTATTAATATAAGTACAAAAAGACATGCTATGAAAATAGAGATGACAACAGCTTGTGATGAAAATGGAAAACTTACAGCTATGAAAGCTAAGTTAATTTCTGATACAGGAGCTTATGCATCATTAGGAGGACCAGTATTACAAAGAGCATGTACACATGCAGCTGGACCATATAACTATCAAAATATAGATATTGAAGGAATAGCAGTTTATACAAATAATCCACCTGCTGGAGCATTTAGAGGATTTGGAGTTACTCAATCAGCTTTTGCAATTGAATCAAATATAAACCAATTAGCTGAGATGGTAGGAATTACTCCATGGGAAATGAGATATAGAAATGCTATTAGACCTGGACAAGTATTACCAAATGGACAAATTGCTGATGAAGGAACAGCATTAGTAGAAACATTAGAAGCAGTAAAAGATATATATGATAATAACAAAATAGTAGGAATAGCTTGTGCTATGAAAAACGCTGGTATAGGAGTTGGATTACCAGATATAGGAAGATGTAGAATAACAATAGTTGATGGAGAGATAAGAGTAAGAACATCAGCTGCATGTATAGGTCAAGGAATTGCTACTGTATGTAAACAAATGGTTTGTGAAACAATTGGAGTAGATCCTAAATTAGTAGTAGTAGAAGGACCAGATACTCATGTAACTCCTAACTCAGGAACTACAACAGCATCTAGACAAACTGTATTTACAGGGGAAGCAACAAGACAAGCAGCATTAGCTCTTAAGAAAGAGTTAGAAACAAAAACTTTAGCTGAATTAGAAGGTTGGGACCACTATGCAGAATATTCTGGAATAACAGATAAGATGGGATACGACAAACCAAATCCTGTAAGCCACGTAGCTTATGGATATGCAACTCAAGTAGTTGTATTAGATGAAGCTGGAAAAGTTACAAAAGTAGCAGCAGCTCATGATGTAGGAAAAGCTATTAACCCAAGAGCACTAGAAGGACAAATTGAAGGTGGAGTTGTAATGGGATTAGGATTTGCTTTAACTGAGGTTATGCCAATAGTTAAAGGAGTTCCTCAAGTCAAGTTTGGAACTTTAGGACTATTCAGAGCAACTAATGTACCTGAAATAGAAACTACAATAGTAGAGAAAAATAAAGCAGAATTAGCATATGGAGCAAAAGGAGTAGGAGAGATTACTGTTATTCCTACAGCACCAGCAGTTCAAAATGCTTACTATAAATATGATGGAGTATTTAGAACTTCATTACCTTTAGAAAAAACAGCATATAAAAAATAA
- a CDS encoding autotransporter serine protease — translation MKRKYDYIKNPIFQVCLVLLITSCGSGGGGSNAPRSITPTKIISKNPEIYTPAIENPKIDEIEKPKLTNNYQQIITGVLPNLLVFSKPTIPQVDTKGENLIVGILDSNFLTHRNELEKKYGDKITILEKNENNYTDHGELVLDTLLNGISPKIVAASLSSKYGNQDIIKFSLDDYKKILTEMKKGDSENNKKVKIFNQSWGSTLTSKDEREIYADKKRFREELLKAISLKTTGNIEDIYNSGKESLTFYEEAINADNALFIWSNGNLDLRNQTLSNAGLQAAAPMIKSNIEKGWISVVGVDGNNNNSNYYPQHLAYAGVAKNWSISADGNVGSKYGSSFAAPRVSNAAIQVATKFPWMTNNDVRMTLFTTTNKVGVGNGIEENKRFEETQADYKNGWGVLNTERALKGPGAFLETLLSASPKNLDTNDWNYYFNANIPKNTISYFENNIHGDSGVKKKGEGTLVLTGDNNFWKKSKIEEGTLEIYKKHISGIDIKDKGTLVLHNDSVVGYIKYDDGEEKFSSVTNEGNLKLTGTRAFLGEYNNNGGTLTIPQGSKLTILNKANVNNLILNLEANNYISSNKENIEILEAKNITGDIEDININGMRNISLEKTQNKLVATVSRENAIAYLGEAGESSKNTAEKIETVLKELDEKYQKGTLTPNEKELGNTILTMSNDTFKTSTEIISGEIYASAQALNFIQSQNINTGISNHLATLKDFYESDFNWQGWASFQGANGKLKKEGYASADTKINGGHFGIDRRLGNNQVGVAISYSNGSADFNKFAGKYKSDSVGLSLYGKKYLENNNYILSRIGITNFDTEVNRSLLAQDGSLQNGKIKHNDIMYSTYLELGKDFKYITPYAGFSLDILDRKGFDENNVSWGITAKNKTYIQQNIILGLRSDYKINENLKFTSHINQQINIGNRDLSFKGKFNNSSTEHTFKGINQIKNTTWIGTGIEKSFSENFGVGINLDIRFDEFKKADSILSTNLYYRF, via the coding sequence GTGAAAAGAAAATATGATTATATTAAAAATCCAATTTTTCAAGTATGTTTAGTTCTTTTGATAACAAGTTGTGGTAGTGGAGGTGGAGGTAGTAATGCTCCTAGAAGTATAACCCCTACTAAAATAATTTCTAAAAATCCTGAAATTTATACTCCTGCCATTGAAAATCCTAAAATAGATGAAATTGAAAAACCTAAATTAACCAATAATTATCAACAAATTATTACTGGAGTACTTCCTAACCTTTTAGTTTTCTCAAAACCTACAATTCCACAAGTTGATACTAAGGGTGAAAATCTAATAGTAGGAATATTAGATAGTAATTTTTTAACTCATCGTAATGAATTAGAAAAAAAATATGGAGATAAAATTACTATATTAGAAAAAAATGAGAATAATTATACTGACCACGGAGAGTTAGTTTTAGATACTTTACTTAATGGAATATCTCCAAAAATAGTAGCTGCAAGTCTAAGCTCTAAATATGGAAATCAAGATATAATAAAATTCTCCCTAGATGACTATAAAAAAATTTTAACAGAAATGAAAAAAGGAGATAGTGAAAATAATAAAAAAGTAAAAATCTTCAATCAATCTTGGGGTTCTACTCTGACATCAAAAGATGAAAGAGAAATATATGCTGATAAAAAAAGATTTCGTGAAGAGCTTTTAAAAGCTATTAGTTTAAAAACTACAGGTAATATCGAAGATATATATAATTCTGGAAAGGAAAGCTTAACTTTCTATGAAGAAGCTATCAATGCGGATAATGCATTATTTATTTGGTCAAATGGAAATCTTGACTTAAGAAATCAAACTCTTTCTAATGCTGGACTCCAAGCTGCTGCTCCTATGATTAAAAGCAACATTGAAAAAGGTTGGATATCAGTAGTGGGGGTTGATGGAAATAATAATAATTCAAACTATTACCCTCAGCACTTAGCTTATGCAGGTGTTGCAAAAAATTGGAGTATATCTGCTGATGGAAATGTAGGAAGTAAGTATGGTTCCTCTTTCGCTGCTCCTAGAGTCTCAAATGCTGCTATACAAGTAGCAACAAAATTTCCTTGGATGACTAATAATGATGTTAGAATGACGCTTTTCACAACAACTAATAAAGTTGGAGTAGGAAATGGCATTGAAGAAAATAAAAGATTTGAAGAAACTCAAGCTGATTATAAAAATGGTTGGGGAGTTTTAAATACAGAAAGAGCATTAAAAGGACCAGGTGCTTTTTTAGAAACATTATTAAGTGCTTCTCCTAAAAATTTAGATACAAATGATTGGAATTATTATTTTAATGCTAATATTCCTAAAAATACAATTAGCTATTTTGAAAATAATATTCATGGAGATTCTGGAGTTAAAAAGAAAGGAGAAGGAACTTTAGTCCTAACTGGCGATAATAACTTTTGGAAAAAATCAAAAATAGAAGAAGGTACTCTTGAAATATATAAAAAACATATTTCGGGAATAGATATCAAAGATAAGGGAACTCTAGTTTTACATAATGATTCAGTTGTTGGATATATAAAATATGATGATGGAGAAGAGAAATTTTCTTCTGTTACAAATGAAGGAAATTTAAAATTAACTGGAACTAGAGCTTTTTTAGGAGAGTATAATAATAATGGAGGTACTCTAACTATTCCACAAGGTTCTAAATTAACTATCTTAAATAAAGCTAATGTTAATAATTTAATACTTAATTTAGAAGCTAATAATTACATTTCATCTAACAAGGAAAATATAGAAATTTTAGAAGCTAAAAATATAACTGGAGATATAGAAGACATAAATATCAATGGAATGAGGAATATCTCTTTAGAAAAAACTCAAAATAAATTAGTTGCTACTGTATCAAGAGAAAATGCTATTGCTTATCTTGGAGAAGCTGGAGAAAGTTCAAAAAATACAGCTGAAAAAATAGAGACTGTCTTAAAAGAATTAGATGAAAAATATCAAAAAGGGACTCTTACTCCTAATGAGAAAGAACTTGGTAATACAATATTAACAATGTCTAATGATACTTTTAAAACAAGCACTGAAATTATTTCAGGAGAGATTTATGCATCTGCTCAAGCTCTAAACTTTATACAATCTCAAAATATTAATACTGGTATTTCAAACCATTTAGCTACATTAAAAGATTTTTATGAAAGTGATTTTAATTGGCAAGGTTGGGCTTCTTTCCAAGGGGCTAATGGGAAACTAAAAAAAGAGGGTTATGCTTCAGCTGATACTAAAATTAATGGTGGACATTTTGGTATTGATAGAAGACTTGGTAACAATCAAGTGGGAGTTGCAATATCTTATTCTAATGGTAGTGCAGACTTTAATAAATTTGCTGGAAAATATAAAAGTGACTCTGTTGGTCTATCTCTTTATGGTAAAAAATATCTTGAAAATAATAATTATATCTTATCTCGTATAGGAATAACAAATTTTGATACTGAAGTAAATCGTTCTCTTCTAGCTCAAGATGGAAGTTTACAAAATGGAAAGATAAAGCATAACGATATTATGTATTCTACATATTTAGAACTTGGAAAAGACTTCAAATATATTACCCCATATGCTGGTTTCTCATTAGATATTTTAGATAGAAAAGGATTTGATGAAAATAATGTTAGTTGGGGGATTACTGCTAAAAATAAAACATATATACAACAAAATATTATCTTAGGATTACGTAGTGATTATAAAATTAATGAAAATTTAAAATTTACTTCACATATCAATCAACAAATCAATATTGGAAATAGAGATTTAAGTTTTAAAGGAAAATTTAACAATAGTTCTACTGAACATACTTTTAAAGGAATAAATCAAATTAAAAACACAACTTGGATTGGAACAGGTATTGAAAAAAGTTTCTCAGAAAACTTTGGAGTTGGAATTAATTTAGATATAAGATTTGACGAGTTCAAAAAAGCAGACTCAATATTATCTACTAATTTATATTATCGTTTTTAA